One genomic segment of Hydrocarboniclastica marina includes these proteins:
- the tnpB gene encoding IS66 family insertion sequence element accessory protein TnpB (TnpB, as the term is used for proteins encoded by IS66 family insertion elements, is considered an accessory protein, since TnpC, encoded by a neighboring gene, is a DDE family transposase.): MIRIDEIWLATEPLDMRAGPDKALARVIQVFGSARPHCAYLFANKRANRMKVLIHDGLGIWLCARRLNRGKFQWGEAWRGDQLCLTQEQLSALVQGLPWQRLGAAGVIAIL, from the coding sequence ATGATCCGCATCGATGAAATCTGGCTGGCCACCGAACCGCTGGACATGCGGGCGGGGCCGGATAAGGCCCTGGCCCGGGTCATCCAGGTCTTTGGCTCCGCCAGGCCCCATTGCGCCTACCTGTTCGCCAACAAACGGGCCAACCGGATGAAGGTGTTGATCCACGATGGCCTCGGGATCTGGCTCTGTGCTCGCCGGCTGAACCGGGGCAAGTTCCAGTGGGGTGAAGCCTGGCGTGGTGACCAACTATGCCTGACCCAAGAGCAGTTGTCCGCCCTGGTTCAGGGCCTGCCCTGGCAACGCCTTGGCGCCGCCGGCGTTATCGCCATCCTGTAA
- a CDS encoding mercuric transporter MerT family protein has translation MEIHERETAYPGEQAQADPARRKGLLASGSIIGAVLASSCCILPLVLLSLGIGGAWMSNLTALAPYQPYFIAMTLLMLGAGFYNVYRKPKNACHADACGVDGYCGTPLAERVIKIALWSASALVALALAWPYVAPLFLG, from the coding sequence ATGGAGATCCACGAGCGCGAGACAGCCTACCCAGGTGAGCAAGCCCAGGCAGACCCGGCGCGGCGCAAAGGCCTGCTGGCAAGCGGCAGCATCATTGGCGCGGTGCTGGCCTCTTCCTGTTGCATTCTGCCGCTGGTGCTGCTCTCACTGGGCATCGGCGGAGCCTGGATGAGCAACCTCACGGCGCTTGCGCCCTACCAGCCGTATTTTATCGCCATGACCTTACTCATGCTCGGTGCTGGTTTCTACAACGTTTACCGTAAGCCCAAGAACGCCTGCCATGCCGATGCGTGCGGCGTAGACGGATACTGCGGCACTCCCTTGGCAGAACGGGTGATCAAGATCGCGCTGTGGAGCGCGTCCGCGCTCGTCGCGCTGGCGCTTGCTTGGCCGTATGTTGCCCCGCTTTTCCTGGGCTAA
- the merF gene encoding mercury resistance system transport protein MerF translates to MKRPSLLTTGIVRTVIVALCCFTPVLVVLLATLGLSAWLGYLDYVLLPALALLIGVTAYALYRRARNPRTGHS, encoded by the coding sequence GTGAAAAGGCCCAGCCTCCTGACTACTGGAATCGTGAGAACGGTGATTGTGGCGCTCTGCTGTTTCACACCCGTGCTGGTGGTATTGCTCGCGACACTGGGGCTGTCGGCCTGGCTCGGCTATCTCGACTATGTCCTGTTGCCCGCCCTGGCCCTTTTAATCGGGGTTACCGCCTACGCTCTCTACCGACGCGCCAGGAATCCCCGCACCGGACATTCCTGA
- the merA gene encoding mercury(II) reductase translates to MRTNKQAGEPLHIAVIGSGGSAMAAALKSVERGARVTLIEQGTLGGTCVNIGCVPSKIMIRAAHIAHLRRQSPFDAGITATEPAIHRPGLLAQQQARVEELRHGKYESILDNNQAITVIQGRARFRDTHTLIVSQADGNEREVAFDRAFIGTGARPAIAPVAGLADTPYWTSTDALASDTLPKRLVVIGASVVAVELAQAFARLGSKVTILARSLLLSREDPAIGEALGDAFRAEGIKVIHGAQASQVAHTDGEFVLTTNVGELKADKLLVAIGRTPNIETLNLEAIGVETNGGAVVVDERLQTSVPGIFAAGDCTDQPQFVYVAAAGGSRAAINMTGGQAQLDLSAMPAVVFTDPQIATVGLSEAEAEGQGFAVDSRTLTLDNVPRALVNFDTSGFIKIVAERDSGRLLGVQAVTGEAGELIQTAVMALRARMTVQDIADELFPYLTMVEGLKLCAQTFTKDVTQLSCCAG, encoded by the coding sequence ATGCGAACCAACAAGCAAGCCGGAGAACCCTTGCACATCGCCGTTATCGGCAGCGGTGGGTCCGCGATGGCAGCGGCATTGAAAAGCGTTGAGCGGGGCGCGCGCGTCACCCTAATCGAACAAGGCACCCTCGGTGGCACCTGCGTCAACATCGGCTGCGTGCCGTCAAAAATCATGATCCGTGCCGCGCACATTGCCCACCTCCGTCGGCAAAGCCCGTTTGATGCGGGTATAACGGCGACGGAACCGGCGATCCATCGGCCCGGTTTGCTAGCCCAGCAACAGGCGCGTGTGGAGGAACTACGCCACGGCAAGTACGAAAGCATTCTGGATAACAACCAAGCCATCACTGTCATCCAAGGTAGGGCCCGTTTCCGTGATACGCATACCCTGATAGTCAGCCAGGCGGACGGCAACGAACGTGAAGTCGCCTTCGACCGGGCCTTTATCGGCACCGGGGCCCGACCCGCCATTGCGCCGGTGGCAGGATTAGCGGATACGCCTTACTGGACCTCTACCGATGCGCTAGCCAGCGATACCCTTCCCAAGCGGTTGGTGGTGATCGGGGCGTCGGTGGTCGCCGTGGAACTGGCACAGGCCTTTGCGCGCTTAGGCAGCAAGGTGACGATATTGGCCCGTAGCCTACTGCTCTCGCGTGAAGATCCTGCCATCGGCGAAGCCCTCGGGGATGCGTTTCGGGCCGAGGGGATCAAGGTAATACACGGTGCCCAGGCCAGCCAGGTCGCCCATACCGATGGTGAGTTCGTGCTGACTACGAACGTGGGAGAGCTAAAGGCAGACAAACTACTGGTGGCGATTGGCCGCACGCCGAATATCGAAACACTGAATCTTGAGGCCATTGGCGTGGAAACAAATGGAGGCGCGGTGGTAGTCGATGAGCGACTCCAGACCAGTGTGCCCGGCATCTTTGCCGCCGGGGATTGTACCGACCAACCCCAGTTCGTCTACGTGGCCGCCGCCGGTGGAAGCCGGGCCGCGATCAACATGACTGGTGGCCAGGCACAGCTGGATCTGAGCGCCATGCCTGCGGTAGTTTTCACCGACCCTCAGATCGCCACCGTCGGCTTGTCCGAGGCGGAAGCGGAGGGCCAGGGTTTTGCCGTCGATAGCCGCACTCTGACTCTCGACAACGTGCCCCGTGCGCTGGTCAACTTTGATACCAGCGGATTCATCAAGATTGTTGCCGAGCGTGACAGTGGTCGCCTGCTCGGGGTCCAGGCGGTGACCGGTGAAGCCGGCGAACTGATCCAGACGGCGGTCATGGCTCTGCGTGCACGCATGACGGTGCAGGATATTGCTGACGAGTTATTCCCCTACCTGACCATGGTAGAGGGGCTCAAGCTCTGTGCACAGACCTTCACCAAGGACGTGACACAGCTGTCCTGTTGCGCCGGATAG
- the merP gene encoding mercury resistance system periplasmic binding protein MerP translates to MKIRIWASTFILTVAGMGSAFAAQQTVTLAVDNMTCSTCTYTVKKALNQVSGIESVSVSYETKTATVTFEDTEASVTDLTAATKNAGYPSRRVSERTQ, encoded by the coding sequence ATGAAAATTCGCATTTGGGCAAGCACTTTTATTTTGACCGTAGCAGGCATGGGCAGCGCTTTTGCCGCGCAGCAGACGGTAACCCTAGCCGTTGACAACATGACCTGTTCCACCTGTACCTACACCGTCAAAAAGGCGCTCAACCAGGTCTCCGGCATAGAGAGCGTTTCGGTGTCCTACGAGACAAAGACCGCGACAGTGACCTTCGAAGACACCGAGGCCAGCGTGACGGACCTGACCGCCGCGACGAAGAATGCAGGGTACCCGTCGCGCCGGGTGTCTGAGAGAACCCAGTGA
- a CDS encoding MerR family transcriptional regulator, which yields MSLRRGELAKRTGCNIETIRYYEHIGLLPDPPRSENGFRRYEESHVIRLMFIRRARGLGFTLDEVRDLLRLVDGGHYTCAQVQGLALRHVDDIQRKIEDLRRMEQALKEMANQCSGDNVPKCPIVEILSSGAN from the coding sequence ATGTCATTGCGTCGAGGGGAACTGGCCAAACGGACCGGCTGCAACATTGAAACCATTCGTTACTATGAGCACATTGGCCTCTTGCCAGATCCTCCCAGAAGCGAGAACGGATTTCGCCGCTACGAGGAAAGCCATGTCATACGGCTCATGTTCATCCGCCGCGCCCGTGGGCTAGGCTTTACGCTGGATGAAGTACGGGATCTTTTGCGGCTGGTCGATGGGGGCCATTACACCTGCGCTCAGGTCCAGGGACTCGCGCTCAGGCATGTAGATGACATTCAGCGGAAGATCGAGGATTTACGTCGTATGGAGCAGGCGCTGAAGGAGATGGCAAATCAATGTAGCGGCGATAATGTGCCCAAATGCCCTATCGTCGAGATTTTGTCGTCCGGGGCGAACTAA
- a CDS encoding dihydrolipoyl dehydrogenase family protein, with translation MATPYDLIVIGTGTAAKVVIMRAQAANWRIAVVDFRPYGGTCALRGCDPKKMMIEGAKALDHTRRMQGKGLQGEVRIDWTELLRFKRGFTDPIPQKNERSFEDKGIDIFHGQARFTGPNSLEVDGHPLEAQHVLIASGAEPVMLGIPGEEHLIDNEDFLALEELPSRIVLVGGGYIAAEFSHLAARAGAQVTILQRGERMLKPFDPDLVDWLMDSFHNQGIDVRTRTNVEAIEKTAAGYSVRVSSKGETDTVEADLVIHAAGRIPALKALNLEAAGVETREGRLSLNEHLQSTSNPGVYAAGDAAQMGPPLTPVSSHDAKVVSAHLIDGKPARPDYAGVPSVAFTIPPIASAGLNETQAQEQGLRFRISSQRASDWFTARQAAEPVYGFKILIEEETECILGAHLVGPNVDEVINLFALAIRHRLTTTDLKTTMFAYPTGASDIGSMF, from the coding sequence ATGGCGACACCGTACGATCTCATTGTCATTGGTACCGGCACCGCTGCCAAAGTGGTCATTATGCGTGCGCAGGCTGCGAATTGGCGTATTGCAGTTGTCGATTTCCGTCCCTACGGAGGAACCTGCGCTCTGCGCGGCTGTGACCCGAAAAAGATGATGATCGAGGGTGCCAAGGCCCTGGATCATACGCGCCGGATGCAGGGAAAGGGGCTGCAAGGCGAAGTCCGTATCGACTGGACAGAACTACTCCGCTTCAAACGGGGGTTTACAGATCCGATCCCACAGAAAAACGAGCGCAGCTTCGAAGACAAAGGTATCGATATTTTTCATGGGCAAGCTCGCTTCACCGGTCCCAATAGTCTCGAAGTCGACGGACACCCCCTGGAAGCACAGCATGTGCTGATCGCCTCCGGTGCCGAGCCAGTCATGCTGGGAATTCCGGGTGAAGAACATCTGATAGACAACGAAGATTTTCTGGCGCTGGAAGAGTTGCCGAGTCGAATTGTCCTGGTTGGCGGCGGTTACATCGCCGCCGAGTTTTCCCACCTGGCCGCCCGTGCCGGTGCCCAGGTCACTATCCTCCAGCGTGGCGAGCGCATGCTCAAGCCGTTCGATCCTGACCTGGTGGATTGGCTGATGGACAGCTTTCACAACCAGGGTATCGATGTCCGAACCCGAACAAATGTCGAAGCCATTGAGAAAACAGCGGCCGGTTACAGCGTGCGGGTATCCTCGAAGGGCGAAACTGATACCGTTGAAGCGGATCTGGTCATACACGCAGCCGGCAGAATTCCCGCGCTCAAGGCGCTCAATCTGGAAGCCGCGGGGGTGGAGACCCGGGAAGGCCGTCTATCGTTAAACGAACACCTACAGAGCACGTCGAACCCGGGGGTGTACGCAGCCGGTGACGCCGCCCAGATGGGGCCGCCACTCACGCCCGTTTCGAGCCATGACGCCAAGGTGGTCTCCGCCCATCTGATCGATGGCAAACCTGCCAGACCGGACTACGCCGGCGTGCCGAGTGTCGCTTTCACGATCCCGCCCATTGCCTCGGCCGGACTCAACGAAACGCAGGCCCAAGAGCAGGGGCTACGTTTTCGCATCTCAAGCCAACGGGCGTCGGACTGGTTTACTGCAAGGCAAGCCGCCGAACCGGTCTATGGTTTCAAGATTCTGATCGAGGAGGAAACTGAGTGCATACTGGGGGCTCATCTCGTCGGACCTAACGTAGATGAGGTCATCAACCTATTTGCACTCGCCATCCGTCACCGACTCACCACCACGGACCTCAAGACGACAATGTTTGCTTACCCAACAGGAGCTTCTGACATAGGGTCAATGTTTTAG
- a CDS encoding KAP family NTPase yields the protein MSNEEGALRVVLSLKSCHSAGGANPQLEAGAGVHQYSDKRIRLRRVAILCVVIVEAQKNSLLESEEKSMAATKPVMSMPELLVFTKLFVIGFVLAEVWRAAVYLGGNFAATLSAADPWVLSVGLLVGVLICLSYAFKREAHVATARMVVSLRFDLLVALFIGIWVNVLVSPLLVSVHSALGNADPNWAPAILLMLSAILLSSLVRQCWPKLKKTAPQLYFIADEEIDDEKEDLFESISQARSFAETVLASGAHPGLIFGVEGPWGVGKTSFINLAEQHWAKAEDRVIVCRFEPLRYTSEPDLTGRLIRDLSAAIQRRVFAPEFRPAASRYSRLIKGKADFSFFGFRLSLEPSQETVDALLDDIDEVLRRIDRRVIIVIDDLDRLDAKTVNNVLFATRQTFKLSRATYILCYDTEVLAESQEESSRAREFLEKFVTVKLSLFVDSSSIRDFLRRDWQRSENKLGLIPSDTMLKLGAVLCELADILNGDLAASYLPVVGDMRKVKRFVNAMLLMQIEKSDLGRTDFNRRDLINLMLLHLHFPGLFRRIYAEETEGRCGDFSVRREYGESEFKNSVGFSKWVEMYPGTAGFLLSQLFDVTDLELSHASGVEEEVLASRACFNQDSFRNLEAYLKLIVRFATPEPQATFVLYQKAVDQVRGGVPVVSILTSPDFQLARGEAPHDQFWRVLVNRSHDFTNAPAEDSINALIEYLPRYSSIALSDRGLRQRSIYSLLRLLDRSGWGRTSGRRLPNTNENTVEIAWRIFGEKPHNGKGILHRLTSSDRGILGWNDLMLFRLQCSADRQGQLHNLQSALIAHADRRAPTSGLVSTLATLGMRKLSQEVFALFKRTYIDPQRNFHAEASAIPAETLFGEAPSAPGHEENGVSAEGEEVATSLNERVSSARNTIRSFIIYQLSNPSPPKGSGVGCGYYDEYGDGDDKGIAAAMNRYVFGVCFNPGCKEDNIFYFLDHCLTNLTSPLVSGNFEGGYVATKSALPAGLDPLEMGRYWRQHGELIRQRVNGRKDNYVFTTSYKASYSDDLPQIFDVLDELAEDAVAVDAKPDE from the coding sequence TTGAGCAACGAAGAAGGGGCACTACGAGTAGTGCTCTCTCTGAAGTCGTGCCACTCGGCGGGTGGCGCTAATCCCCAGTTAGAAGCGGGAGCCGGTGTCCATCAGTATTCGGATAAGCGGATACGCCTGCGAAGAGTGGCGATTTTGTGTGTTGTGATAGTAGAGGCTCAGAAAAACTCTCTTCTAGAGAGTGAGGAGAAATCAATGGCGGCTACTAAGCCAGTCATGTCTATGCCTGAGTTGCTGGTGTTCACGAAGCTATTTGTGATTGGTTTCGTGCTTGCGGAAGTTTGGCGTGCAGCGGTCTACCTAGGCGGGAACTTTGCCGCGACATTATCCGCAGCAGACCCCTGGGTCCTGAGCGTGGGGTTACTGGTTGGAGTGCTCATATGCTTGAGCTACGCATTCAAGCGGGAAGCACATGTTGCTACCGCGCGGATGGTCGTTAGTCTTCGATTCGACCTGTTAGTAGCGCTATTCATCGGGATCTGGGTAAATGTGTTGGTTTCTCCTTTGCTGGTCAGCGTTCACTCAGCGCTTGGAAATGCAGATCCGAATTGGGCTCCAGCTATTTTGCTCATGCTCAGCGCAATCTTGCTGTCGTCGCTAGTTCGACAGTGCTGGCCGAAACTCAAGAAAACAGCTCCTCAGCTTTACTTTATCGCAGACGAAGAGATCGACGACGAAAAAGAAGATCTTTTTGAGAGTATATCGCAAGCCAGATCGTTCGCAGAGACCGTCCTTGCAAGCGGGGCCCATCCAGGCCTCATCTTTGGAGTGGAAGGGCCCTGGGGCGTTGGAAAGACGAGCTTCATTAATCTTGCTGAACAGCACTGGGCTAAGGCCGAAGATCGGGTCATCGTTTGTCGATTTGAACCGCTTAGGTATACATCAGAGCCTGACCTCACGGGTCGTCTAATTCGCGACTTATCGGCTGCAATCCAACGCAGAGTTTTCGCTCCAGAGTTCCGTCCTGCGGCGTCGAGGTATTCTCGACTGATAAAGGGAAAGGCCGACTTCTCGTTCTTCGGCTTCAGGCTCTCACTGGAGCCATCGCAGGAAACTGTCGACGCTCTGCTAGACGATATCGATGAGGTTCTCCGGCGAATTGATCGTCGGGTGATCATTGTTATAGACGATCTTGACCGTCTCGACGCTAAAACTGTGAATAACGTTCTGTTTGCAACACGGCAGACGTTCAAGCTGTCCCGGGCAACCTATATTTTGTGCTATGACACCGAAGTTCTTGCCGAAAGCCAAGAAGAGAGTTCGAGAGCGCGAGAGTTCCTTGAGAAGTTCGTGACCGTAAAGTTGAGTTTGTTTGTTGACAGTTCCAGTATTCGAGATTTTCTACGAAGGGACTGGCAGCGATCAGAAAATAAACTCGGCTTAATTCCTTCCGACACAATGCTGAAGCTCGGCGCTGTGCTCTGCGAACTTGCGGACATTCTCAATGGTGACCTCGCGGCGAGTTACTTGCCGGTTGTAGGCGACATGCGCAAGGTAAAGCGCTTCGTTAACGCCATGCTTCTAATGCAGATCGAGAAAAGCGACCTAGGCCGGACGGACTTTAATAGGCGCGACCTCATTAATCTGATGCTCTTGCATTTACACTTTCCTGGACTGTTTAGACGCATTTACGCCGAGGAGACGGAAGGCAGATGCGGCGATTTTTCCGTGCGCCGCGAATATGGAGAAAGCGAATTCAAAAACTCAGTCGGCTTTTCAAAGTGGGTAGAAATGTATCCTGGAACCGCGGGTTTCCTCTTGAGCCAACTTTTTGATGTAACGGATTTGGAACTTAGTCATGCAAGCGGTGTTGAAGAGGAAGTACTGGCATCGCGTGCTTGCTTTAATCAAGACTCATTCAGGAATCTTGAGGCTTATCTAAAACTTATAGTCCGCTTCGCTACGCCCGAGCCGCAAGCGACTTTCGTTCTATACCAGAAAGCCGTTGACCAAGTTCGGGGCGGCGTGCCCGTTGTTTCTATTCTGACATCACCTGATTTTCAATTAGCGCGCGGTGAAGCCCCACACGACCAGTTTTGGCGGGTGCTCGTCAATCGGTCTCATGATTTTACTAACGCCCCCGCTGAGGATTCGATCAACGCGCTTATCGAGTACCTGCCTCGTTATTCGTCGATCGCGCTCAGTGATAGAGGTTTACGGCAGCGATCGATCTATTCGCTCCTGCGACTTCTGGATCGTTCTGGTTGGGGAAGAACATCAGGTCGTCGATTGCCGAATACTAATGAAAATACTGTAGAGATCGCGTGGCGGATATTCGGCGAAAAGCCGCATAACGGCAAGGGAATACTACATCGCCTGACGAGTAGCGATCGTGGCATCCTTGGTTGGAATGACCTCATGCTGTTCAGACTCCAATGTAGTGCGGATCGCCAAGGACAGTTGCATAACCTCCAGTCAGCCCTCATCGCGCATGCAGATAGAAGAGCGCCAACCTCTGGCTTGGTTAGCACCCTCGCAACTTTAGGAATGAGAAAACTATCTCAAGAGGTATTTGCGTTGTTCAAGCGAACCTACATCGATCCACAGCGTAACTTTCATGCGGAAGCAAGTGCTATCCCGGCTGAAACGCTTTTTGGTGAGGCTCCATCTGCACCCGGTCACGAAGAGAATGGAGTCAGTGCAGAAGGGGAGGAAGTCGCTACATCGCTGAATGAACGCGTCTCTTCGGCTCGAAATACTATTAGGTCTTTCATCATCTACCAACTGAGCAATCCGTCCCCTCCAAAAGGCTCAGGTGTAGGTTGTGGATACTACGACGAGTATGGGGATGGTGACGACAAAGGCATTGCTGCGGCGATGAACCGGTACGTGTTTGGTGTTTGCTTCAACCCAGGTTGCAAGGAAGACAACATTTTTTACTTTCTTGACCATTGCCTTACAAACTTGACCAGTCCGCTTGTCTCGGGAAATTTTGAGGGAGGATACGTAGCGACCAAGTCGGCCCTACCGGCGGGACTTGATCCACTTGAGATGGGTAGATATTGGCGTCAACATGGAGAGCTCATTCGTCAACGCGTCAATGGCAGGAAGGACAATTACGTTTTTACCACAAGTTACAAAGCTTCTTATAGTGACGATCTGCCCCAAATATTCGATGTGCTTGATGAGCTAGCTGAAGATGCAGTGGCGGTTGATGCGAAGCCCGACGAATAG
- a CDS encoding helix-turn-helix transcriptional regulator encodes MYLNIKQLAARYGVSPATIWRWVGDGFFPQPHKLGPSTTRWHENDIKQFEARAATRK; translated from the coding sequence ATGTACCTTAATATCAAACAGCTGGCAGCACGCTACGGTGTTTCCCCAGCCACAATCTGGCGCTGGGTAGGGGATGGCTTTTTCCCCCAGCCACACAAGCTCGGCCCATCGACAACACGGTGGCACGAGAACGATATTAAGCAATTCGAAGCTAGAGCTGCGACTCGCAAATGA